From a region of the Constantimarinum furrinae genome:
- a CDS encoding DUF4286 family protein, translated as MYIYNVTINIENSVHDQWLEWMKSEHIPAMLDTGKFSKALMTKVQVEEEMGGVTYSIQYRTDSKETLQRYYEENADELRAQSRVFEGKFVAFRTELEIVCEQ; from the coding sequence ATGTACATCTATAATGTTACCATAAATATTGAAAACAGTGTTCATGACCAGTGGCTGGAGTGGATGAAAAGTGAGCATATCCCTGCTATGCTGGATACCGGGAAGTTCAGCAAAGCACTAATGACTAAGGTACAGGTGGAAGAAGAAATGGGTGGGGTGACCTATTCGATACAATACAGAACAGACTCTAAGGAAACACTTCAAAGATATTATGAAGAGAATGCGGATGAATTAAGGGCGCAAAGCAGAGTCTTTGAAGGTAAATTTGTTGCTTTCAGAACCGAACTCGAAATCGTATGTGAGCAATAA
- the rsmA gene encoding 16S rRNA (adenine(1518)-N(6)/adenine(1519)-N(6))-dimethyltransferase RsmA — MGDQVRAKKHLGQHFLKDESIAEKISNTLTLEGYEKVLEIGPGMGVLTKYLIKKDIDLVAMDLDSESVTYLEDHFSDTNLQVLEGDFLKFELSDIFGDEAFAITGNFPYNISTQIVFKTLEHKAQIPEFTGMFQKEVAKRICEQEGSKTYGILSVLTQAFYDAEYLFTVPPSVFSPPPKVESGVLRLKRKADFSLPCDEKMFYRVVKTAFQQRRKTLRNSLKSFDLSDKLKEDTIFGQRPEQLSVLQFIALTQKLENDAISTH; from the coding sequence ATGGGAGATCAGGTACGCGCAAAGAAACATTTAGGGCAGCATTTTTTAAAGGATGAATCTATAGCCGAAAAGATTAGCAACACCCTAACTCTGGAAGGGTATGAAAAGGTGTTGGAGATAGGTCCCGGGATGGGAGTGCTTACCAAATATCTTATAAAGAAAGATATAGACCTTGTGGCAATGGATCTCGATAGTGAATCGGTTACCTATTTGGAGGATCATTTTTCCGATACGAATTTACAAGTGCTGGAAGGCGATTTTCTGAAGTTCGAGCTTTCAGATATCTTTGGAGACGAAGCTTTTGCCATCACCGGCAACTTTCCCTACAATATTTCTACGCAGATCGTTTTTAAAACCCTGGAACACAAAGCGCAGATCCCTGAATTTACGGGGATGTTTCAGAAGGAGGTCGCCAAGCGCATCTGTGAACAAGAAGGCAGTAAAACGTATGGGATACTCTCGGTACTCACCCAGGCTTTTTATGATGCCGAATACCTTTTTACCGTTCCCCCGTCAGTATTTAGTCCACCGCCAAAAGTAGAAAGCGGGGTATTAAGATTAAAACGAAAAGCAGATTTTTCACTTCCCTGTGACGAAAAAATGTTCTATCGGGTTGTTAAAACTGCCTTTCAGCAAAGGCGAAAAACCCTTCGCAACAGTTTAAAATCCTTCGATCTTTCAGATAAATTAAAAGAAGATACTATCTTTGGACAACGGCCGGAGCAACTTTCGGTACTGCAATTTATAGCGCTTACCCAAAAACTGGAGAACGATGCCATTTCAACTCACTGA